GCCAGCGAGCCGGGCGTGATGGGGGAGCACGGCCCAGCCGTGCGCCGGGGGCGCAGCCCCCGAGAGAACGAGGCGCGCCAGCGCCGCCCGACCGTGCGAGCGCCAGCGAGCCGGGCGTGATGGGGGAGCACGGCCCAGCCGTGCGCCGGGGGCGCAGCCCCCGAGTAAACCCGGCGCGCCAGCGCCGAGCATGGCCTTGACTTGGAGCTGGCTCCAACCCTTACCGTGGGCCGGTGGCCCTGAGCGTGTCCCAGCTCGCCGACCAGGCCGGGATCAGCCCCGACACGGTCCGGTACTACGGCCGCCTCGGCCTGCTCCCCGAGACGGGCCGGACGGCTGCGGGCCACCGCTACTACGACGACTCGGCCCTCGAGCGCGTCCGGTTCATCAAGGGTGCCCAGTGGTTCGAGCTCAGCCTCGGGGACATCCGCGAGCTCTTGGCCGTGCTCGAGGACGGCAACTGCCCATGCGGGCACACCCGGGAGGTCGTGTTGCGGCGTATCGCGGCCATTGACGAGCAGCGTGCCCGCCTGGACGAGATCCGCGCCGCGCTGTGCCGGCTGCTGGGCCACGACCCGGCGGCTCCCCTGACCAACGGCCACCGCAGAGAGGACCGACAAGACATGACCGACACTTTGACGGCCACCACTGAGGCCCAGGGCGACCCCGGGTGCGGCTGCTGCCGGCCGGCCGAGCCGCCGACCGTCGAGCAGGAGGTGGCCGAGCTCCAGGCCCGCAAGCAGGCGGTCGAGCGCCGCCTGGCCGGTCTCCAGGGGGCGCGGCGATGACACTGCCAGCCGCCGGCTGAGCAGCACCCGCCTGTCGCCGGTCCCGCAGTAGTTGAGCTCGCCGCTACGCCGGGCTCTCGCCTCGCGCCCGTTCCGGCGCCTGCTGCTGGCCCGCACCCTGAGCCGCTGGGGCGACATCTTCCGGTCGGTGGCCCTGGTGGTGCTCGTGTTCCGCCTCACGGGCTCGGGCCTCGATGTGGGCGTGGTCACGATCGTCCAGATCGTGCCCCTCATCCTGTTCGGCTTCGTCGCCGGGGCGGTGGTGGACCGACTGCCCCGGGCGCGGGTCATGGTGGCGTCCGACGTCGGCCGGGGCCTGCTCGCCCTGGCCCTGGTGGCGGTCCACGACCGGCTGTGGGCCGTCTACGTCATCGCCTTCGGGCTGGCCGCCCTCTCGACGTTCTTCAGCCCGGCGGCCGTCAGCCTTGTCCCCGCCCTGGTCGAGCGGGAGGAGGACCTGGTCGGGGCCAACGCCGTGCTGACCTCCTCGGCCGTCCTGTCCCAGATCGTCCTGGCTCCCGTAGCCGGGGCGATGGTCGCCATCGCCGGCCCAGGGCCGGCCTTCGCGTTCAACGCCGTCACGTTCTTCCTGTCGGCCGCCCTGCTCGCCCGTCTCCGGGCCCCACGGCCGCCGCAGCGGGTGGCGGCCCGCAGCTACCGCCAGGACGTGGCCGAGGGCCTGGCGCTGATCCGCTCCAGCCCCCTGCTGCGCTCCCTGGCCGAGGTGCAGGCCCTGGCCGCGCTCTCGGCCGGCGCCACCAGCGCCCTGCTGGTCGTGTTGGCCGAGCGCCACCTGGGGGCCGGCCCCGAGCGCTACGGGATGCTCCTGACGGCCATCGCCGTGGGCCAGGGCGTCGGCCCGCTCGTTCTCCAGCGCCTGTTCACCGACGTGCGCCGCCCTGTGCTGCTGTTCGGGCCGTTCGTCGTGCGGGGTGCGGTCGACGTCGTGCTGGCCCTGTCGGCCAGCTTCGGTCTGGCCCTGGGGGCACTGGCCGTCTACGGGCTGATGACCAACACCGGGGGGGTCACGTTCAACACGCTCCTGCAGCAGGCCGTGCCCGACGAGGCCCGGGGCCGGGCCTTCGCCTTCTTCGACGTGGTGTGGCAGGTGGGACGGCTGGCCAGCGTCGGCCTCGGTGCGGTGCTGGTCGAGGGCCTGGGGGTGCGGGGCGTCTACCTGCTGGGCGGAGGCCTGCTGCTGTGCGCCGGGGGCCTGGGCTTCGCCCTCGTGCCCGCGACCCGTATGCGGCCCCCCGACGTCCCGGGCGGGCTCGCCCCGGGGCCGGCCGGCGCCTGAGGCCCACGGCGCGGCCCAGGCGGAGCCGGAGCCGGGCCGGGGGAGATGTGACCAGCAGGTTCGGTGTTGTGCGGGCGTGCTTGCGGTCTCTAACACGAGTGGTATGTCCTCGGGCCGACGAGCCGACGAGCCCCATCTGCTTCCAAAGCTAACGATGGCCTCGCACCGCTGGGAGGGAGCCCGCCGGAGCGGGTGTCGGGTAAGGTTGCGCGTACAGATCCGGCCTTTGAACCCTTGTACGGAAGGACCTGTGCCCTCAAGTGCCTGATCCCCGCCCCGAACCGCAGCCCGACCTGTACTTCGGCATAGTACGGGCCATCGGTACTGACCTCGCCCCGATAGAGAACGGCCTCTCGCGCAAGCTACTCGAAGCCCAGTTCGTCCCGAAGAGGATCAAGCTGAGCGAGGAGATCGCGAAGCAACGGCTGGTCCAGGGTCTGGTCGACCGGTCCACCAACCAATATCGGCGCTACGACGCCTTGATGACGGCCGGAGACCTGCTGCGTTCCTGTACGGGCAGGCCCGAGGCAGTGGGAGTGCTTGCCTTGGAGGAGATCAAGGCGAAGCGCCAGCACCTAAGGGCGGTCGCCGAGGAGAGAGGGGACCGAGGGGTTGCTTTCATCCTCAGCTCGTTGATGCACCCAGCCGAGGTGCGTTCGCTTCGCGACGTGTATGGGCCACGGCTCTTCGTAATCTCGGCCTACTCGCACACCGCTACGCGACGTAGCCGTCTCCGCGACTCCCTCACGGCCGCGGCCGTCGAGATGAACCGTGACGTAGACGAACTGGTCGAGGCGTTGATGGCCCGTGATCGGGGCCGGGGCTACGACGAATCAGAGCTGTTGAGCCGGGTGATCGACGTGGCTGAACACAAGATCTTGAGCATCGACAAGACCTTCGACCTGGGGGACTTCTTCGTGGACGCAGATGCCCCTGCCAGCCAAATCGAAGGCGACATCGAGCGGCTGCTCTCGTTGGTGCTCAGCAGCCCCAAGCACACGCCGACGAAGTCCGAGATGGGCATGGCTCATGCCTACAGCGCGAGGCTCCGTTCCTCGTCTCTGTCGCGCCAGGTGGGAGCGGCGATCTGCGATGACGACGGCAATCTGTTGGTCACAGGCACCAATGAGGTCCCGAAGGCAGGCGGCGGGCAGTACTGGGTCGACGGTCCCAAACCCCCAAAGCGGGACATCGAGCTAGGACATGACACCAGTGACCGCACCCGTCGCGAGATCTTCACCGACATCGTCTGCCGCTTGCTCGCGGACCCTTCGTGGCTGATTGAAGCCATACGAGGCGCCTCGCCCGCAAGCGGCACGGCCAGCGCTGAGCACGAGGAGGGCACCACTTCCAGTGGCGACAGCGCAGTGGACGAGAGTGTTCGCGACCTAATCCTGAAGGTGGATCTCGACCTGGCAGTGGATTCTGCGCTGTCGACTAGGTCCATCCGAGGGGCACTGCTCTTCGACATTGTCGAGTATGGTCGCGCTGCGCACGCAGAGATGGCTGCGATCTGCCACGCGGCCCTCCGTGGCGTCTCCATCCGGAACGCGACGCTCTACTGCACTACGTTCCCATGCCATATCTGCGCCTCGCTCATCGTTGCAGCTGGCATTCGTGAGGTGGTCTACATAGAGCCCTATCCCAAGAGCAGAGTCCCCGAGATGTTCCCAGACTCGATCGCCTTGGCACATCAGGAGACGGCGATGGAAGGCCGAGTGGTATTTGCCCCGTTTATGGGCGTATCTCCGCTCAGGCACGCCGACCTATTCTCGTGGGCGGCCAAGAAGCTCGATGACGTACAGCCGACGGTCGAGAAGGTCCTGACCGGAGAGATCAGTGAGTGGACCGTGGCAACCGGCAGTGTCCGCCATACCTTGCGAATGGGTAGGGCCGACCTTGCTGGGGACCAGCAGAGGGCTGTCGAGGATCATGAGGGACTGATGATCGACGAGTTCCGGAACCAAGTTGCCGCAGTCGAAGAGCAGTACGTCACAATGATCCGGGACAAGCGAGGTCCGGGTGAGCTCTAATCTGGCTCGGTTTCGGGACGTACCTTCGCAGAACGCTCGAAAATCTCCAGGGCCGTCCCAGTCCGCCAGGTAAGCGCATTCCGATCGTAGTTCGTAAACTCGCGCGGGACTGCGAACCTGCGGCGCTCCGGGGTGGCCTTCGGAGTCGGTCCACTTGGCTCTTCATTAGTATCCGACGATTCGGCATTACGAGAATCTGCACTGTTGGTATCGCTCATCTCGGTTGCCCCTTGCGTCGTAACTGCCATCCTGTCAACCCCATTCCTAGTCTGGGTAGAGCGCCGAGATCAACGGTTTGGAGTGGTTTCGCCCTAATCCGAGCTAGCCCAGCGGGTATCCACATTTGCACGTGCCTCAGTCCACTAGTAATCCAGAGCCTTTCCACCCCCACCCCCCCTGGACACCGAGATCGATGCGCGTTGGCATGGCCGGTCAACCAATCTTGACGGCCTCTTCTGAGCGACCGAGATGATCGAGCCGAGACGGCGGGTGCGTCCCGAAGGACCTGGCGAACACGTGTTCGATAATGGCCGAGCCACGCCGGGCGGTCAAGTTGGGGGTAGCTGCAAGGGGCCGGGGCCCGCGTCGGGCTGCCTACCGGCCCTGCCCCGGTGTCGGGCCTCCTCGGATCCGCTCTGCTTTCACCCGACCAAGCCGCTTTGGCCGGGGAAGGCCTGGCGGGTGGGCCCTGGCGCCGGGCCGGGCCCGGCCAGGCCGGGCCGGGCGGCTGTGGGCCCGGGCCCGGGGGCGGGCGGGAAATAGGATCCCCGACGGCGTGCGAGTCCTCCATGTGCAGAAGGCCAGTGGGGTCAACGGGGCCGAGCGCCATCTGCTCACGCTGCTGCCCGCTCTGGCCCGGCGGGGGTTCGACGTGGCTGCCTGGGTCATGGTGAACGACGACGGGCCGTCCTACGTGCGCCAGTTGCGGGCCGCAGGGGCGGAGGTCACCTCGGTGGCCGCCGGCCCCGACGCCAACCCGGTGGCGGCCGCCCGCCTGGTCGCGCAGGTGCGCCGGCACCGGCCCGACCTGCTGCATAGCCACCTGGTCCATGGCGACGTCTACGGCACGGCTGTGGCCCGGGTCACCGGGGTGCCGCTGGTGTCGTCGGTGCACGGCTGCCCGGCGTTCCTGCGCCGCCCCCCGCTGCGGGCCGTGGGCCGGGCCGTGGCCCGCAACGCGGCCCATCGCATCGCCATATCGACGGCCGTGGCCAGCTTCCTCGACGAGCTCGGCCTGGCCCTCCCTGGCCGGCTCACCGTCATCCCCTACGGCATCGACCAGGCCCGATGGGCCCCCCAGGAGGGGGAGGTGGAGGCCGCCCGCCGCTCCTACGGGGTCGGGCCCGACGAGGTGGTGGTGGGGGTCGCCTCCCGCCTGATCGCCCACAAGGGCCACGACGTGCTCGTCGACGCCATGGCCCTGGTACGGGCCGAGCACCCCCACGCCCGGCTCATGGTGGCCGGGACCGGCCCCCTGGAGGCCGCCCTGGTGGCCCAGGCCCGGGATCGCTTGGGCGACGGTGCCCGCTTCCTGGGCTTCGTCGACGACGTCCGCACGTTCATGCTGGCCTGCGACGTGATCGCCTTCCCCACCGCCCCCGAGTTCGGGGAGGGCTTCGGCCTGGCCGCCCTGGAGGCCATGGCCGCCGCCCGCCCGGTGGTGGGCACCCCTTTCGGGGCCATCGCCGACCTGGTGGTCGACGGCGAGTGCGGCCTGATCGTGCCCCCGAACGAACCCCCGGCCCTGGCCCGGGCCCTGGCCTCGCTGGTGGCCGACGGCCCCCGGCGGGCCGCCATGGGGGAAGCGGCAACGGCCCGGGCCGCCACCCGCTTCAGCCTCGAGGCCATGGTCGACGCCACCGCCGAGGTCTACCGAGAGGTGGGCCCGTCCCGAACCGGTGTGTGAAACGCGCCAGCAACGACGCGTTTCGTACACCGGTTGGGCGGCGGGCGGCGGGCCGGCGGCCAGGGCTCAGGCCCCACCTCAGGCCAGGGCTCAGGCCAGGTAGGCGTCGAGCACGTCGCGCTGGTAGCGGGCCGCCAGCGTGTCCCACTCCAGCGAGGGCGCGAAGGCGGCGGCGGCCGCCGCGTAGTCCGCCCGGGCCCCGGCGTCGCCCACCAGGTGGGCCAGGGCGCCGACGAACTCATCGGGCCCGCCCACCAGCACGCCCGCCCCCGACTCCCGCACCAGGGAGGTGACCTGGTAGTCGTAGGCGACTACGGGCACGCCCAAGCCGACCATCTCGGTCACCTTGACGGCCTGGGGGACGCCGTGGTCGGCCGTGCGGGGGTAGAGCCCGATGTCGAAGTTGGCCACGTGGGCCAGGGCCTCGCCCTGGGGGAGGCGTCCGAAGAGCACGACGTCGTCGCGTCCCGCGCCGCGGCGGCGCACCCGCTCGCTGGCCTGGCCCACCAGCCACAGCCGGGCCTGGGGGGCCCGTTCGCGCACCCGGTCCCACAGGTCGAGGAGGTGGTCGACGTTGTAGAGGGGGTTGGCGCCGTCGTGGTCGCCGGCGGCCAGCAGCCAGGCCGACTGGTAGCCGACCACCACCTCGCCGGGCCGCTTGAGGGCGGCCACCCGGGCCCGGGCATCAGCGGTGACCGAGGCGGCCGCCACCCCCTGGGGCACGACGTGGTGGGGCGCCCTCACCCCCATCTGGCGGTAGCGCTCGGCCGCCCATTCGGCGGTGACCACGAAGGCCCGCACGTTGGGGCGGCGCAGCGACTCGGCCTCGGCCTCGGTGAACAGGGGGTCGTCGACATCGACCACCACCGGGCCGCGCACGTGGCGCACCTGTTCGTGGTCGGTGCTGAAGGTGAACACGTAGTGGCGGGCGGCCAGGGCGAACACGGCCCGGTGGCGGGCCTCGCGGCTGGCCCGGTGGGCGCGGTACTGCACGGCCCGCGCCCAGCGGTTGTCCGAGCAGGTCACCACGTAGGGGTCGAGGCGCTCGAACCGGGGCAGGAGGGCGCTGTAGCGGGGGTTGGAATGTCCCCGGAACCACAGGTTGTGGTAGAAGATCCGGCCAACGGCCTGGTCTGGGGGCCGGAGCAGGTGCCGCAGAGGGGCGCCGGTGAGCCCACCCGCAGGCGGGGTCTTCCCGCTTGGCCGGGTCTGGGTGGCGGGGGCCATGGCGGTCGACGGTACTGGTGCAAGGCCGGCGACGCGGTCGTCTAGTCTCGCGGCGTGGCAGACGAGACTTCCCGTCTGTTCCAGTTGGAGTTCCGCGACTACTTCGAGATCATCCGGCGACGGAAGCTGACCGTCATCGGGGCCATCGTCGTCGTCTTCGTCACGGGGCTCTTCCTGTCTGTGCGCGAGCAGAAGATCTACCGCGCCTCGGCCGAGGTCCTGATCAACTCGGTCTCGTCCGCCGGGGCCGACGTGCAGCCCGACCTCGATACCGAGTCGAGGCTGGTCCAGAGCGAGGCCGTCAGGGCGCGGGCCAACGAGGAGGTGCCCGGGGTCGGTTCGGTGTCGGTCAGCATCATCGGCACCAAGATCGTGCGGGTGTCTGCCGAGGATGCCGTGCCCTCCCGGGCTGTCGAGACGGTCAATGCCTACGTCAAGGCCTACACCGAGTACCGCCAGGAGCAAGAGGTCGACCGCCTGCTGCGGGCCGCCGAGGAGACCGACGCCCGCATCGCCGACCTCGACCGCCAGGTGCGGGAGCTGTCGGACCAGCTCGACGAGCGCCTGGCCGACGTGCAGGCCCGCTACGCGCCCGTGTTCGGCGAGACGGCCGCCGAGGCCGGGGCCCGCCAGCTCGCCCTGGCCCGCGAGACGGCCGCCGTGGAGGCCGAGCTGCGCCCCCGGCGGGACACCTTCCAGCGCCAGCAGCTCCTGCTGGAGGGCAACCTCCAAGAGCTGCTGGCCCGCAGCCAGAGGGCGGGCGAGGGCGTCCAGGTGCTGGCCTCGCCCACCGAGCCCACCGAGCCCATCCGCCCCAAGCCCGTGGAGGACGGGGTCAAGGCCTTCGGCATGGGCCTGGTCCTGGGTCTCTGCCTGGCCTTTCTGTTCGAGTACTTCGACGACTCGGTCCAGTCCCGCGAAGACCTCCAGCGGGCCGTGGGCCACCAGAAAGCCGTCCTGGGGGTCATCCCCACGGCCCAGGCGTGGAAGGACGCGTCCCGTTCCGAGCTGGTGTCGATAACCGACCCCAAATCACCCACGGCCGAGGCGTACCGCGCCCTGCGGACCTCTGTGCACTTCGCCGGGCTCGAGGAGAAGCTGGCCGTGCTGTCGATCACCAGCCCCTCGCCCGGCGAAGGCAAGACCACGACCCTGGCCAACCTGGCCGTGGTCCTGGCCGAGTCCGGCCGGCGGGTGGTGATCTTGGACTGCGACCTGCGCCGCCCCCGGGTCCACACCTTCTTCGGGCTGTCCAACGAGATCGGGTTCACGTCGGTGATGATCGGTGAGGCCCCGCTGTCGGTGGCCCTCCAGAAGGTGCCCGACGTGAGCCGGCTCTACCTGCTGGCGTCGGGGCCCATCCCCCCCAACCCGTCCGAGCTGCTGGCGTCCAGCCGGTTCGCGGACGTGTTGCGCCTGCTCAAGGCCGACGGCACGGTGCTGCTCATCGACACCCCACCGCTGCTGCCCGTGACCGACGCGGCCGTGATCGCCCCCCACTGCGACCGCACGCTCCTGGTGGTGGCGGCCGGCAAGAGCACCAAGAAGCACGTGCGTAACGCCGTCGAGCTGCTCGAACAGGTCGATGCCCC
The Actinomycetota bacterium genome window above contains:
- a CDS encoding MerR family transcriptional regulator is translated as MALSVSQLADQAGISPDTVRYYGRLGLLPETGRTAAGHRYYDDSALERVRFIKGAQWFELSLGDIRELLAVLEDGNCPCGHTREVVLRRIAAIDEQRARLDEIRAALCRLLGHDPAAPLTNGHRREDRQDMTDTLTATTEAQGDPGCGCCRPAEPPTVEQEVAELQARKQAVERRLAGLQGARR
- a CDS encoding MFS transporter; the protein is MSSPLRRALASRPFRRLLLARTLSRWGDIFRSVALVVLVFRLTGSGLDVGVVTIVQIVPLILFGFVAGAVVDRLPRARVMVASDVGRGLLALALVAVHDRLWAVYVIAFGLAALSTFFSPAAVSLVPALVEREEDLVGANAVLTSSAVLSQIVLAPVAGAMVAIAGPGPAFAFNAVTFFLSAALLARLRAPRPPQRVAARSYRQDVAEGLALIRSSPLLRSLAEVQALAALSAGATSALLVVLAERHLGAGPERYGMLLTAIAVGQGVGPLVLQRLFTDVRRPVLLFGPFVVRGAVDVVLALSASFGLALGALAVYGLMTNTGGVTFNTLLQQAVPDEARGRAFAFFDVVWQVGRLASVGLGAVLVEGLGVRGVYLLGGGLLLCAGGLGFALVPATRMRPPDVPGGLAPGPAGA
- a CDS encoding glycosyltransferase; this translates as MAPATQTRPSGKTPPAGGLTGAPLRHLLRPPDQAVGRIFYHNLWFRGHSNPRYSALLPRFERLDPYVVTCSDNRWARAVQYRAHRASREARHRAVFALAARHYVFTFSTDHEQVRHVRGPVVVDVDDPLFTEAEAESLRRPNVRAFVVTAEWAAERYRQMGVRAPHHVVPQGVAAASVTADARARVAALKRPGEVVVGYQSAWLLAAGDHDGANPLYNVDHLLDLWDRVRERAPQARLWLVGQASERVRRRGAGRDDVVLFGRLPQGEALAHVANFDIGLYPRTADHGVPQAVKVTEMVGLGVPVVAYDYQVTSLVRESGAGVLVGGPDEFVGALAHLVGDAGARADYAAAAAAFAPSLEWDTLAARYQRDVLDAYLA
- a CDS encoding polysaccharide biosynthesis tyrosine autokinase, whose translation is MADETSRLFQLEFRDYFEIIRRRKLTVIGAIVVVFVTGLFLSVREQKIYRASAEVLINSVSSAGADVQPDLDTESRLVQSEAVRARANEEVPGVGSVSVSIIGTKIVRVSAEDAVPSRAVETVNAYVKAYTEYRQEQEVDRLLRAAEETDARIADLDRQVRELSDQLDERLADVQARYAPVFGETAAEAGARQLALARETAAVEAELRPRRDTFQRQQLLLEGNLQELLARSQRAGEGVQVLASPTEPTEPIRPKPVEDGVKAFGMGLVLGLCLAFLFEYFDDSVQSREDLQRAVGHQKAVLGVIPTAQAWKDASRSELVSITDPKSPTAEAYRALRTSVHFAGLEEKLAVLSITSPSPGEGKTTTLANLAVVLAESGRRVVILDCDLRRPRVHTFFGLSNEIGFTSVMIGEAPLSVALQKVPDVSRLYLLASGPIPPNPSELLASSRFADVLRLLKADGTVLLIDTPPLLPVTDAAVIAPHCDRTLLVVAAGKSTKKHVRNAVELLEQVDAPFAGVVLNKADNTKRDGYYRYYYATDDDYLAGDGAGRNGAAPARNSSANGARQPPANGAARRPAKAKAPRRR
- a CDS encoding deaminase → MPDPRPEPQPDLYFGIVRAIGTDLAPIENGLSRKLLEAQFVPKRIKLSEEIAKQRLVQGLVDRSTNQYRRYDALMTAGDLLRSCTGRPEAVGVLALEEIKAKRQHLRAVAEERGDRGVAFILSSLMHPAEVRSLRDVYGPRLFVISAYSHTATRRSRLRDSLTAAAVEMNRDVDELVEALMARDRGRGYDESELLSRVIDVAEHKILSIDKTFDLGDFFVDADAPASQIEGDIERLLSLVLSSPKHTPTKSEMGMAHAYSARLRSSSLSRQVGAAICDDDGNLLVTGTNEVPKAGGGQYWVDGPKPPKRDIELGHDTSDRTRREIFTDIVCRLLADPSWLIEAIRGASPASGTASAEHEEGTTSSGDSAVDESVRDLILKVDLDLAVDSALSTRSIRGALLFDIVEYGRAAHAEMAAICHAALRGVSIRNATLYCTTFPCHICASLIVAAGIREVVYIEPYPKSRVPEMFPDSIALAHQETAMEGRVVFAPFMGVSPLRHADLFSWAAKKLDDVQPTVEKVLTGEISEWTVATGSVRHTLRMGRADLAGDQQRAVEDHEGLMIDEFRNQVAAVEEQYVTMIRDKRGPGEL
- a CDS encoding glycosyltransferase family 4 protein, with the translated sequence MRVLHVQKASGVNGAERHLLTLLPALARRGFDVAAWVMVNDDGPSYVRQLRAAGAEVTSVAAGPDANPVAAARLVAQVRRHRPDLLHSHLVHGDVYGTAVARVTGVPLVSSVHGCPAFLRRPPLRAVGRAVARNAAHRIAISTAVASFLDELGLALPGRLTVIPYGIDQARWAPQEGEVEAARRSYGVGPDEVVVGVASRLIAHKGHDVLVDAMALVRAEHPHARLMVAGTGPLEAALVAQARDRLGDGARFLGFVDDVRTFMLACDVIAFPTAPEFGEGFGLAALEAMAAARPVVGTPFGAIADLVVDGECGLIVPPNEPPALARALASLVADGPRRAAMGEAATARAATRFSLEAMVDATAEVYREVGPSRTGV